Proteins encoded within one genomic window of Chlorobaculum sp. MV4-Y:
- a CDS encoding HesA/MoeB/ThiF family protein — translation MSLTDEQRQRYARHLALPEVGEAGQEKLLRSKVLVIGAGGLGSPTAFYLAAAGIGTIGIMDGDTVDLSNLQRQILHTTASVGANKTTSAQERLEALDPSIRIEPYPFRLSVDNAPEILAGYDFVIDATDNFDSKFLIARACHKAAKPYSHAGIRNFHGQTMTVLPGQTACYRCIFHEEDAPKEAIPQGPIGALPGVIGSIQAIEAIKYLLGIGTLLTDALLTFDALTMSFRKVTVRRDSACGVCG, via the coding sequence ATGAGCCTGACCGACGAGCAACGCCAGCGCTACGCCCGCCACCTCGCGCTACCGGAAGTCGGCGAAGCAGGACAGGAGAAGCTGCTCCGCTCGAAGGTGCTGGTGATCGGCGCGGGCGGCCTCGGCTCCCCCACCGCCTTCTACCTCGCAGCGGCAGGCATCGGTACGATTGGAATTATGGACGGCGACACGGTCGATCTCTCCAACCTGCAACGCCAGATTCTGCACACCACCGCCTCGGTCGGCGCGAACAAAACCACATCGGCACAGGAGCGTCTCGAAGCGCTCGATCCGTCGATCCGCATCGAGCCATACCCGTTCCGCCTGAGCGTTGACAACGCGCCGGAGATTCTCGCCGGATACGACTTCGTCATCGACGCCACGGACAACTTCGACTCGAAATTCCTCATCGCCCGTGCCTGCCACAAAGCCGCAAAACCCTACTCCCACGCCGGAATCCGCAACTTCCACGGCCAGACCATGACCGTCCTCCCCGGCCAGACCGCCTGCTACCGCTGCATCTTCCACGAAGAAGACGCACCGAAAGAGGCCATTCCACAAGGCCCCATCGGCGCACTTCCCGGCGTCATCGGCTCGATTCAGGCCATCGAAGCGATCAAATATTTGCTTGGTATCGGCACACTGCTGACGGACGCGCTGCTGACGTTTGATGCGCTGACGATGAGTTTTCGGAAAGTGACGGTGAGGCGCGATTCGGCGTGTGGGGTTTGTGGGTGA
- a CDS encoding DUF4238 domain-containing protein has product MRSIHEGKENKKSVLANVSPPKHINLEKIWNILSHIYSTNIGWSLYADRRSLQFVLLENQSSKQFVTGDQPVINTYGTSDPKKPPQRLEFYYPISSFIALLLVDRKNNVEEKRRTIGHAQVMAYNEHIVRNSHEQLYAATKESLEMYVHL; this is encoded by the coding sequence TTGCGTTCAATACATGAGGGCAAAGAAAATAAAAAAAGTGTTCTCGCTAACGTAAGTCCTCCAAAACATATTAATCTCGAAAAGATATGGAACATCCTAAGCCATATTTATTCAACTAATATAGGCTGGAGTCTTTACGCCGATAGACGCAGCCTCCAGTTTGTATTGCTCGAAAACCAATCATCGAAGCAATTTGTTACGGGTGATCAGCCTGTGATTAACACTTACGGTACGAGTGATCCCAAGAAACCTCCGCAGCGATTGGAATTTTATTACCCTATTTCTTCATTTATTGCTTTGCTATTGGTTGATCGGAAAAATAATGTAGAAGAAAAGAGACGGACGATAGGTCATGCTCAGGTGATGGCTTATAACGAACACATAGTAAGGAATAGTCATGAGCAGCTGTATGCGGCTACCAAAGAATCGTTGGAGATGTATGTGCATTTATAA
- a CDS encoding DUF4238 domain-containing protein: MKKRKQHYVWRHYLKPWATDNKVFCLRENNVFESNLMGIANERDFYRLKELNQADIDFIEKIAIDPSPAFLQKLHKDLIKQFNFIFELRNFVQGQGITNPDISERIEEAVNNLEEEFHGRIEDSVIRHLNSIRSGDIKFLETDEGFMDFIYFLCVQYMRAKKIKKVFSLT; encoded by the coding sequence ATGAAGAAAAGAAAGCAGCATTATGTTTGGCGCCATTATTTGAAGCCTTGGGCTACGGATAACAAAGTATTTTGCCTAAGAGAAAATAATGTATTCGAGTCGAACTTAATGGGGATTGCTAATGAGAGAGACTTCTATAGACTGAAAGAACTAAACCAAGCAGATATCGATTTCATAGAAAAAATCGCGATTGATCCTTCGCCAGCATTCCTTCAAAAGCTACACAAGGACCTGATCAAGCAATTCAACTTTATATTTGAGTTAAGGAACTTCGTTCAAGGCCAAGGGATCACTAATCCAGACATAAGTGAAAGAATTGAAGAAGCCGTAAACAACCTTGAAGAGGAATTTCATGGTAGAATTGAGGACAGTGTTATCAGACATCTGAACTCTATCCGCTCCGGCGATATAAAATTTCTTGAAACAGACGAAGGCTTTATGGATTTCATATATTTTCTTTGCGTTCAATACATGAGGGCAAAGAAAATAAAAAAAGTGTTCTCGCTAACGTAA
- the recQ gene encoding DNA helicase RecQ codes for MSTPFFHPGAESPDGVLHRIFGFRSFRPNQEQIVRALMDGRDVFAVMPTGGGKSLCYQLPAVLMPGVALVVSPLISLMKDQVDGARSNGIRAAVLNSSLEFAEQSAVLRSLQSGELDLLYVAPERFALDHFRDILRGCRISMAVIDEAHCISEWGHDFRPDYLALSSIPEILPGIPVAAFTATATERVQHDIAWKLRLRDPFVLRASFDRPNLTYEVRFKEPGEVQLVSILKEFAGQPGIIYRTSRKSVNDTAAMLQKRGFRALPYHAGLDDRERHDNQDAFIRDEVDLIVATVAFGMGIDKSNVRFVIHADLPKSIESYYQETGRAGRDGEAARCILLFSQADIPKVRFFIDAMTDEAERQRALDSLSKVVSFASSTACRRRTLLDYFGETYPRDNCASCDVCLGLHELTDCTREAQMLLSAIVRTDSRFGAAHLIDILVGSKNQKIKDFGHDRLKVYGIGKEHDKKFWRRLIDDLLARKAIGRSEGLYPMLYLIESGARILRGEERVELVRIREKKGKSATTKRGGLDALSDAEKQLFEQLRTLRKRLADEQGVPPYVVFSDKTLVELSILKPSTRDEMLTVSGIGEVKLERYAEPFLRVIGEFVGG; via the coding sequence ATGAGTACCCCATTTTTCCATCCCGGTGCCGAATCTCCTGACGGTGTGCTGCACCGGATTTTCGGATTCCGTTCGTTCCGCCCCAACCAGGAACAGATCGTCCGGGCGCTGATGGATGGTCGGGATGTGTTCGCCGTCATGCCAACCGGCGGCGGCAAGTCGCTCTGCTACCAGCTTCCGGCGGTGCTCATGCCGGGCGTGGCGCTAGTGGTTAGCCCGCTCATTTCGCTCATGAAAGATCAGGTTGACGGGGCGCGATCGAACGGCATCCGCGCGGCTGTCTTGAACAGCTCGCTTGAGTTCGCCGAACAGTCCGCGGTGCTCCGCTCGCTGCAATCCGGCGAACTCGACCTGCTCTACGTCGCTCCCGAACGCTTCGCTCTCGACCATTTCCGCGATATTCTGCGCGGCTGCCGCATCAGCATGGCGGTGATCGACGAGGCGCACTGCATCTCGGAATGGGGCCACGACTTCCGCCCCGACTACCTCGCCCTCTCCTCGATTCCCGAAATTTTGCCCGGTATTCCGGTCGCCGCCTTCACCGCCACTGCAACGGAGCGAGTGCAGCACGACATCGCCTGGAAGCTCCGCCTGCGCGATCCGTTCGTGCTCCGAGCCTCCTTCGACCGTCCGAACCTCACCTACGAAGTGCGCTTCAAGGAGCCGGGCGAAGTGCAGCTTGTCTCGATCCTGAAGGAGTTTGCTGGTCAGCCGGGCATCATCTACCGCACGAGCCGCAAGAGCGTCAACGACACGGCGGCGATGCTGCAAAAGCGCGGATTTCGCGCTTTGCCGTACCACGCCGGTCTCGACGACCGGGAGCGGCACGACAACCAGGATGCGTTTATCCGTGACGAGGTTGATCTCATCGTGGCGACGGTGGCCTTCGGTATGGGCATCGACAAATCGAACGTACGCTTCGTCATCCACGCCGATTTGCCGAAAAGCATCGAGAGCTACTATCAGGAGACGGGTCGCGCCGGACGCGACGGCGAGGCGGCACGATGCATCCTGCTCTTTTCGCAAGCCGACATTCCGAAGGTGCGCTTTTTCATTGACGCGATGACCGACGAAGCGGAGCGCCAGCGGGCGCTCGACTCGCTCTCGAAGGTGGTGTCGTTCGCGTCGTCAACCGCCTGCCGCCGCCGGACGCTGCTCGACTATTTCGGCGAGACCTATCCGCGTGACAACTGTGCCTCGTGCGACGTGTGCCTCGGTCTGCACGAGCTGACCGACTGCACCCGCGAGGCGCAGATGCTGCTCTCGGCCATCGTCCGCACCGACTCACGCTTCGGCGCGGCACATCTGATCGACATCCTCGTCGGCAGCAAGAACCAGAAGATCAAGGATTTCGGCCACGACCGCCTCAAGGTTTATGGCATTGGCAAGGAGCACGACAAGAAGTTCTGGCGACGCCTCATCGACGACCTGCTCGCCCGCAAAGCGATTGGCCGCTCCGAGGGGCTGTATCCGATGCTCTACCTGATCGAAAGCGGCGCGAGAATTCTCCGGGGCGAAGAGCGTGTCGAGTTGGTGCGGATCAGGGAGAAAAAGGGCAAATCCGCAACCACCAAACGCGGCGGCCTCGACGCGCTTTCAGACGCTGAAAAGCAACTCTTCGAGCAACTCCGGACGCTACGCAAACGCCTCGCCGACGAGCAGGGCGTGCCGCCGTATGTAGTGTTCTCGGATAAGACTCTCGTTGAACTCAGTATCCTCAAGCCTTCGACGCGCGATGAAATGCTTACTGTTTCAGGGATTGGCGAGGTAAAGCTTGAGCGTTACGCGGAGCCGTTTTTGCGGGTGATCGGGGAGTTTGTGGGTGGGTGA
- a CDS encoding (deoxy)nucleoside triphosphate pyrophosphohydrolase, translating to MFIGDVVCAIIERDGRFLIARRPEGKHLARKWEFPGGKVEAGESEAAALDRELLEELGVRVAIIERLTPVEHSYPDRSLRLIAFRCRIVDGELDAGEHEELRWIEIDEASSYDFPEADLPILGEYRQKIAPGEPRKTD from the coding sequence ATGTTTATCGGCGACGTCGTTTGCGCCATCATTGAGCGTGATGGCCGGTTTCTCATAGCCCGGAGGCCGGAGGGGAAGCATCTTGCAAGGAAATGGGAGTTCCCGGGTGGCAAGGTCGAGGCTGGCGAATCGGAGGCAGCGGCGCTTGACCGGGAACTTCTGGAAGAGCTTGGCGTAAGGGTGGCAATTATCGAGCGCCTTACTCCGGTCGAGCACAGCTACCCGGACCGGTCGCTTCGGCTGATCGCTTTTCGTTGCAGGATTGTCGATGGAGAGCTGGATGCCGGTGAGCATGAGGAGCTGCGATGGATCGAAATCGATGAGGCCAGCTCATATGACTTTCCCGAGGCCGATCTTCCCATTCTTGGCGAGTACCGGCAGAAAATTGCTCCCGGTGAGCCGCGTAAAACGGATTGA
- a CDS encoding YqgE/AlgH family protein, whose amino-acid sequence MTNEFEILKPGKLLLASANLLESNFKRTVLLMCEHNEEGSIGFILNKPMEFKVCEAISGFDEIDEPLHMGGPVQVDTVHFLHTRGDVIDGAVEVIPGLFWGGDKEQLSYLINTGVIKPSEVRFFLGYAGWSAGQLEKEFEDGSWYTADASSEQVFTDEYERMWSRTVRSKGGDYCYVANSPELPGMN is encoded by the coding sequence ATGACAAACGAATTTGAAATATTAAAGCCGGGCAAGCTCCTGCTGGCTTCGGCGAATCTGCTTGAATCCAATTTCAAGCGGACGGTGCTTCTCATGTGCGAACACAACGAAGAGGGTTCGATCGGTTTCATTCTGAACAAGCCGATGGAGTTCAAGGTGTGTGAAGCCATCAGCGGATTTGACGAGATTGATGAGCCGTTGCACATGGGCGGTCCGGTGCAGGTTGATACAGTGCATTTTCTGCACACGCGGGGTGATGTGATTGATGGGGCTGTCGAAGTGATTCCGGGCCTTTTCTGGGGAGGCGACAAGGAGCAGCTCAGCTATCTCATCAATACCGGCGTCATCAAACCGTCCGAGGTGCGCTTTTTTCTCGGTTATGCTGGATGGAGCGCGGGGCAGCTCGAAAAGGAGTTCGAAGATGGCTCGTGGTACACCGCCGATGCATCGAGCGAGCAGGTATTCACGGATGAATACGAACGCATGTGGAGCCGCACCGTGCGCTCCAAAGGTGGCGATTACTGCTATGTTGCCAACTCGCCGGAGCTTCCGGGCATGAACTGA